In Candidatus Zixiibacteriota bacterium, the sequence TGGCCCAGCGTGGGACGGACCTGCGCCTCCATCTTCACCCGCACCCGATCGACGCCGGGCAGGGCACGGACCGCGTCTTCGGCCTCCTGCTGCAAGCGGTCCTTGACCGGGCAGGCGGGTGTCGTGAGTTCGAGGGTGACGGCCACTTCGCCATCGCAGATCGCCACGTTTTTGACAAAGCCCAATGTCACGATGTCACGATGCAGATCGGGGTCGATGACCCGCCGCAAGGCAGTCAGTACTTGTTCCTGAGTGGGCACGGTGAGTCTTCCCTTTCCGACGGTCTCCTGCCAGCAGGCAGCATAGGCAGGCAGGACCGGCTCATAGCATACGCACGGAATCCGGAATCCTTGGTGCCGTTTGACAAATGCTGGCGACGCGAAGAGTAGTCTTCTGTTCCGGCGGACCGTGTCAAAACAAGACCGGATCGCACCGGTAGGGGGGAAAAAACTTGACTGAACGCCATAGCCGGCGGTAAAGTCGTCCTCTCGGCGTCGTTGCCTTCCTCCGGACAACCCCGTGACGCCGAATGAGATGTTGTGAACCGGCGAACTTGGGACACGCTGTGGTGGCGGATTTTGCGGCGGTCGCGATCTTTCTCGTCCTCGGGGCGGCGCTGGTTCTCTTTCTCTTCTTGCTGTCCCGACTGATCCGTCCGGCCGCTCCCAATCCGATCAAACTCTCCACTTATGAATGCGGCGAGACGCCGATCGGGTCGGGGTGGATTCAGTTCAATGTCCGCTTCTACATCTTCTGTCTGATCTTTGTCATTTTTGACGTCGAAGTCGTCTTCCTGTTCCCGTGGGCGATTGTCTTTCAATCGCTGGGAATGTTCGCGTTTGTCGAGATGGTGGTCTTCGTCGCCATCCTGTTGTTCGGGCTGTATTACGCGTGGCGCAAGGGGTTCCTGCGGTGGTATTAGCGATGGCGGCGCATGGTGTGCAGACGCAGGGGGCCGAAAGCCCCCTGTCCTCGATGTTGGTCGGCAAGGGGCTGAAGCCCCTTGTTTACCCATGTGAACATCAAAAGGGCCGTCCGTGAAAAAGCAGGTTCCTCGCTCCGCTCGGAACGACAGCTCTTGGTAGAGACAGGAATCTGCCTGTCACCCCGAGCGAAGCGAGGGGCCTGCTGTTTCATGAAGGAAGAGACTATAGGCACGTCTGCGGTGTGAAGGCGTAGCGAGGATGCTGGAACTCGAGAAACTGGTCGACTGGGTTGGCGACCTGATCGCGTCGGTCGTGACGTCGCTCGGCTTGGGCCCGGTGTGGGTGACTCTGGCGCAGACCGTCGTCGCCTTTCTCGCGGTGTTCGCCTTCATCGTCGTTGTCGTCCTGTTCCTGGTGTGGTGGGAGCGCAAGGTCTCGGCGCGCATCCAGATGCGATTGGGGCCGATGCGGGTCGGCTGGCATGGGGTCCTGCAGACGATCGCCGATGCGGTCAAGCTCCTGCAAAAGGAGGACATCACCCCGGCGCATGTCGACCGCGGCGTCTACTTCTGGGCGCCGGTGATCACCTTCGTCGCCGCCGCCGCGGTGTATGTGACCATCCCCTTCGGCAAGGGGCTGATCGTCCGCGATCTCAACATCGGCATTCTCTACATTCTGGCGATCACGACTTTCACCGTGATCGGCCTGCTCATGGCCGGGTGGTCGTCGAACAACAAGTATACTCTCCTGGGCGGATTTCGCTCGGCGGCGCAGGTTGTGTCCTATGAAGTCCCGATGGCGCTGGCGGTGCTCGGCGTGATGATGTTCACGCAGACCTTCTCCAT encodes:
- the nuoH gene encoding NADH-quinone oxidoreductase subunit NuoH; its protein translation is MLELEKLVDWVGDLIASVVTSLGLGPVWVTLAQTVVAFLAVFAFIVVVVLFLVWWERKVSARIQMRLGPMRVGWHGVLQTIADAVKLLQKEDITPAHVDRGVYFWAPVITFVAAAAVYVTIPFGKGLIVRDLNIGILYILAITTFTVIGLLMAGWSSNNKYTLLGGFRSAAQVVSYEVPMALAVLGVMMFTQTFSMAEIVGQQGKFYQWYIWRQPIGFVIYFVAATAECNRTPFDLPEADSELVAGFVTEYSGMKFAMFFLAEFINMFTVSAIATTLFFGGWNGPLLPSWMWFMIKTLIGVFVLMWFRWTYPRLRVDQLMGFAWKLLLPLAFVNLLVTGLVLSLV
- a CDS encoding NADH-quinone oxidoreductase subunit A, which produces MRCCEPANLGHAVVADFAAVAIFLVLGAALVLFLFLLSRLIRPAAPNPIKLSTYECGETPIGSGWIQFNVRFYIFCLIFVIFDVEVVFLFPWAIVFQSLGMFAFVEMVVFVAILLFGLYYAWRKGFLRWY